The following proteins come from a genomic window of Montipora foliosa isolate CH-2021 chromosome 2, ASM3666993v2, whole genome shotgun sequence:
- the LOC137993309 gene encoding tetratricopeptide repeat protein 24-like has translation MNSEVISDDIDGATRQGHEELAKGNIDEAFISFERAVELAEDMKEGFTERACYFNLGACYVAKGDAKRGVEFLLKALPPEKEADGITNYADLQYNLATAYDALGETDKAVDCYKIAAEEYKTQGNKEMRSETLLKLANGCTTVGKVNEAIEIYQQAAGIFEEIADKTTQLLVLNNAASLLAELHDIENCSKVLTQVIELCDEVDDVMLKGKVYNDIGLLYSGLKSYQNAAECFELALPFMQTKGADKALEAVLQQNLGAVYNQLKEYNKSMECHRKAVSLHGELSNRSAQGQAFCNMGFAESQLGEYNKAGESFLHAIQAAKDSGHEKGLWQAYEGLAAVSFLRQDYGKAVEYYKSALSILSATDEKDHEHNNRIIGKLADALECQLVFSKKLNGKLPPLRNHSVKGEYGEEKRDDKHKRVGKTRTRKEHHKLIARGIEGNQETSESEQSVDGSSFDSGEDSEEESLKEETAVQKNHTGKVVTTEAEIHHERKPSQRLRNSQSPDSSQEEQVVKESVRQGKRAQHSRRTKSAPIKGTLNSTGGSTGRHYEQAVDEVDNSRASAASPAKSDHSDEMPRAHREAYLASLQVSRGPSPTPNGTDLKNEATVQSRTCVVQ, from the exons ATGAACAGCGAAGTTATTTCAGATGACATTGACGGAGCTACCAGGCAAGGCCACGAGGAACTTGCAAAGGGGAACATTGACGAAGCCTTCATCTCTTTCGAAAGGGCAGTTGAACTTGCCGAGGACATGAAAGAAGGTTTCACCGAGAGAGCGTGTTACTTTAATTTGGGTGCATGCTATGTAGCCAAGGGTGATGCTAAGCGAGGGGTAGAGTTTTTACTTAAAGCTTTACCCCCGGAAAAAGAAGCCGATGGAATTACGAACTATGCTGATCTGCAATACAATTTGGCCACGGCTTACGATGCCTTAGGTGAGACAGACAAAGCCGTTGACTGCTATAAAATTGCTGCCGAGGAGTATAAAACACAAGGAAATAAAGAAATGCGAAGCGAAACGCTTCTCAAACTAGCCAATGGCTGTACGACTGTTGGCAAAGTCAACGAAGCAATAGAAATATACCAACAGGCTGCtggaatttttgaagaaatagCAGACAAAACAACACAGTTGCTTGTCTTGAACAATGCCGCAAGTTTGTTAGCGGAGCTTCATGACATCGAGAATTGCAGCAAGGTCCTAACTCAAGTGATTGAGCTTTGTGACGAAGTCGACGATGTCATGTTAAAGG GAAAAGTCTATAATGATATTGGTTTGCTATACAGTGGATTAAAATCTTATCAGAATGCCGCAGAATGTTTTGAACTGGCACTTCCCTTTATGCAAACAAAGGGTGCTGACAAGGCATTGGAGGCTGTACTGCAACAAAACTTGGGAGCTGTTTATAATCAGCTTAAGGAGTACAACAAATCAATGGAGTGCCATAGGAAAGCTGTTTCCCTTCATG GTGAGCTGTCAAATAGGTCAGCCCAAGGACAGGCTTTTTGTAACATGGGATTTGCAGAGAGTCAGCTTGGAGAATACAATAAGGCTGGAGAGAGTTTCCTGCATGCGATCCAAGCAGCTAAAGACTCTGGACATGAAAAAGGCCTGTGGCAGGCTTACGAAGGTTTGGCTGCAGTTAGCTTTCTTAGACAAGACTATGGCAAAGCTGTGGAATATTACAAATCAGCCTTGTCCATTCTGTCAGCTACTGATGAAAAAGATCATGAACACAATAACAGAATCATTGGAAAATTAGCTGATGCATTAGAATGTCAGTtagttttttcaaagaaattaaatGGTAAGCTACCGCCCTTGAGAAATCACAGTGTTAAGGGGGAGTATGGAGAAGAGAAGAGAGATGACAAACACAAGCGAGTTGGAAAGACCCGCACTCGGAAGGAGCATCACAAGTTGATTGCACGAGGTATTGAAGGGAACCAGGAAACCTCTGAATCAGAACAATCTGTTGATGGATCGTCTTTTGATTCTGGTGAAGACAGTGAAGAAGAGAGTCTCAAGGAGGAAACTGCCGTACAGAAAAACCATACTGGAAAAGTGGTGACCACTGAGGCTGAAATTCatcatgaaagaaaaccttcACAAAGACTGCGAAATTCACAGTCCCCCGATTCCAGCCAAGAAGAGCAAGTTGTGAAGGAAAGTGTTCGGCAAGGTAAGAGAGCACAACATTCAAGAAGAACCAAGAGTGCTCCAATCAAAGGAACACTGAACTCAACTGGAGGAAGTACAGGTAGACACTATGAGCAGGCAGTTGATGAAGTTGACAATTCACGAGCTTCTGCTGCTTCTCCTGCTAAAAGTGATCACTCTGATGAGATGCCGCGTGCACACAGAGAGGCTTACTTGGCTTCATTGCAGGTTTCTAGAGGCCCCAGTCCAACCCCTAATGGCACAGACTTGAAAAATGAGGCCACTGTGCAGTCTAGGACTTGTGTTGTTCAATAG